A stretch of Arachis hypogaea cultivar Tifrunner chromosome 15, arahy.Tifrunner.gnm2.J5K5, whole genome shotgun sequence DNA encodes these proteins:
- the LOC112747297 gene encoding uncharacterized protein, whose amino-acid sequence MADNQGISSNPLDAQSIATFLSQISTFQAQMAKNNVNPMQDPSSPYYIHPSENPGNPLISITLNASNYGSWSRAMLLALKGKNKLKFVDGSLTKPNEDDTLFEAWERCNTYVVSWINLSLSPEISASVVWNNIASDLWKDLKHRYYQGDKYRVAELQEELFSMKQGDLNVTAYYTKLKSIWEDLNNFRPIPNCKGCEFSCLCGLDVIRQYRREDYTTRFLRGLNDQYSTVRSQLMLMNPIPDINSAFSMLTQQERQFSDTHESKVFFNKTNSGLQLSDERNRGRGRGRGRFQAGGRGRGNRIQCTFCDKTGHTVDTCYKKHGLPPHLRQRQVSSINYTAAELPTEKKSDEFSQSNLSNYQKEASDSPKLDLTSHQKEAIIKLLNGQEAHVQPQIANQAQRSANTTSMGQGPSYFEEDWSS is encoded by the exons ATGGCTGATAATCAAGGAATAAGTTCTAATCCATTGGATGCTCAGTCAATCGCAACTTTCTTGAGCCAAATATCAACATTTCAAGCTCAAATGGCAAAGAACAATGTCAATCCAATGCAAGATCCGTCTAGCCCCTACTACATTCATCCAAGCGAAAATCCGGGTAATCCTTTAATCTCAATTACTCTCAATGCTAGCAATTATGGTTCGTGGAGTAGAGCAATGTTATTAGCTTTGAAAGGAAAGAACAAATTGAAGTTTGTAGATGGATCTCTTACAAAACCAAATGAGGATGATACACTAtttgaagcttgggaaaggtgcAATACATATGTAGTATCTTGGATCAATTTGTCATTGAGTCCTGAAATATCAGCAAGCGTGGTTTGGAATAACATTGCTTCGGACCTTTGGAAAGATTTGAAACATCGATATTATCAGGGAGATAAGTACAGAGTGGCTGAACTTCAGGAAGAATTATTCTCTATGAAGCAAGGCGATTTAAATGTAACTGCGTATTACaccaaattaaaatcaatttGGGAAGATCTAAACAATTTTAGACCGATACCTAATTGCAAAGGAtgtgaattttcatgcttatgtggATTGGATGTGATACGACAATATAGGCGTGAAGACTATACAACTCGGTTTCTTCGGGGTCTAAATGATCAATACTCCACTGTGAGGTCGCAGTTGATGCTTATGAACCCAATCCCTGATATAAATTCTGCCTTCTCAATGTTGACTCAGCAGGAAAGACAATTTAGTGATACTCATGAGTCAAAAGTTTTCTTCAATAAGACTAATTCCGGACTTCAGCTTAGTGATGAGAGGAATCGAGGCAGAGGCAGAGGAAGAGGCAGGTTTCAGGCTGGGGGAAGAGGCAGAGGAAATCGAATACAGTGCACATTCTGTGATAAAACAGGACACACAGTGGATACATGCTATAAGAAGCATGGCTTGCCCCCTCATCTTAGGCAGAGGCAAGTTAGCAGCATCAATTACACGGCTGCTGAACTACCAACTGAGAAGAAAAGTGATGAATTCAGTCAGAGCAATCTAAGCAATTACCAAAAGGAAGCTAGTGATTCACCAAAATTAGATCTAACTTCTCACCAAAAGGAAGCTATTATCAAACTTCTCAATGGACAAGAGGCTCATGTGCAACCCCAAATTGCAAATCAGGCACAACGTTCCGCAAACACCACTTCGATGGGTCAAG GACCAAGCTACTTTGAAGAGGATTGGAGTAGCTAA
- the LOC112751954 gene encoding uncharacterized protein: MDEAEANTTVQALPEMMSANVEALLEAARYDDMDDVVILASNGVPLNSKDEQGRTALHMAAANGHIEIVEYLIGQGVDLNVANEEKNTPLHWACLNGHVEVVKKLIMAGANVGVLNSHERTPMDEAVTRGKLEVMDAINEAVALVELRCAMVSTQESSS; the protein is encoded by the exons ATGGATGAGGCAGAGGCAAATACAACAGTGCAAGCACTGCCTGAAATGATGTCAGCGAATGTGGAAGCCTTGCTTGAG GCCGCGAGGTATGATGACATGGATGATGTTGTGATCTTAGCATCTAATGGTGTTCCTCTTAATTCCAAGGATGAACAGGGTAGAACAG CTCTTCATATGGCTGCTGCTAATGGGCACATTGAAATTGTGGAGTACTTAATTGGTCAAGGTGTG GATCTTAATGTTGCAAACGAGGAAAAGAATACACCTCTTCACTGGGCTTGTCTCAACGGACATGTTGAG GTTGTGAAAAAGTTAATCATGGCTGGAGCTAATGTTGGTGTTTTGAACAG TCATGAGAGGACTCCAATGGATGAAGCTGTTACTAGAGGCAAACTAGAAGTGATGGATGCAATTAATGAAGCAGTCGCACTAGTTGAACTTCGTTGCGCAATGGTTTCTACACAAGAATCTTCAAGTTAA
- the LOC112749452 gene encoding triacylglycerol lipase 2-like, which translates to MANIVTSLLLVLLIRITAVHGRKTLQENNELPASSSIAAADTGICKIMVEKNGYTCEEHKVTTEDGYILSLQRMPKARSGKAANKPPVFLQHGLFVDGIIWLYNNPEESLGYILADNGYDVWIANSRGSRYSKGHTSLAPDERAYWDWTWDQLLSYDLPASVGYVFKHTGQKMHYVGHSLGTLIGLGAFSQNQLLNMLRSAALLSPIAHLNHITSPPSKIAGDLFMADKAYWLGIRKIVPNEAIASKLLKKICKALKPRDCSNMLDLFTDIRTGKITKYNYGHREENIQHYGQPNPPPYDMASIPKEFPLFFGYGGTDMLADVTDVQILLSELKDHDRNKLVQVFIKDYAHGDFVMAVNAHKLVYDPLMSFFAAN; encoded by the exons ATGGCCAATATTGTTACTAGTTTGCTTCTGGTATTATTGATTCGCATTACAGCAGTGCATGGGAGAAAAACACTGCAAGAAAATAATGAATTGCCAGCATCGTCGTCTATAGCTGCAGCAGATACCGGTATTTGCAAAATAATGGTAGAGAAAAACGGTTACACTTGTGAAGAACACAAG GTTACGACAGAAGATGGTTACATCCTTAGTCTGCAGAGGATGCCGAAGGCGCGATCCGGTAAGGCAGCAAACAAGCCACCAGTTTTCTTGCAACATGGACTCTTTGTG GATGGTATCATATGGTTGTACAATAATCCAGAAGAATCATTGGGATATATCTTAGCGGACAACGGCTATGATGTGTGGATTGCCAATTCTCGTGGGTCAAGATATAGCAAAGGCCATACATCACTTGCTCCTGATGAAagg GCATATTGGGATTGGACATGGGATCAGTTACTGAGTTACGATCTTCCTGCTTCAGTTGGATATGTATTCAAACATACCGGTCAAAAAATGCACTACGTGGGTCATTCCTTG GGTACTTTAATAGGTTTAGGTGCATTCTCCCAAAATCAACTATTGAATATGTTGAGATCAGCGGCATTACTTAGCCCAATTGCTCATTTGAATCATATTACTTCACCACCATCCAAGATTGCTGGTGACCTTTTCATGGCAGAT aaaGCTTACTGGTTAGGCATTCGTAAAATCGTTCCCAACGA GGCAATTGCATCCAAACTTTTGAAGAAAATTTGCAAAGCACTAAAACCGAGGGACTGTTCAAATATGTTAGATCTTTTTACAG ATATAAGAACAGggaaaattacaaaatataactATGGACATAGAGAAGAAAATATACAACACTATGGACAACCTAATCCTCCTCCTTATGATATGGCTAGCATTCCAAAAGAATTCCCACTTTTCTTTGGCTATGGAGGGACAGACATGTTAGCTGATGTAACGGATGTCCAAATTTTGCTGTCGGAGCTCAAAGATCATGACAGGAATAAGCTCGTGCAGGTGTTTATCAAAGACTATGCTCATGGTGATTTTGTTATGGCTGTCAATGCTCACAAACTTGTTTATGATCCCCTTATGTCTTTCTTCGCTGCTAATTGA